TCTCCTGGCGGACATGGAGGTCTACGACTCACGACTTGTTCATTTGCACAATCGATCTTTCTTAATGTCGCGATTGCCTACAATGGTGGCTAGCATTCAATTCATTTGGGAGCCCTGTAAATTATTTACATCTCGGTGGCTATCTTATTTGGGTTCCTCGGCGGTAGTCTGATCACAGCAGGCTGTTGTACCCGAAGATAAAAGGACAAACATCAAAAATACGTCAGAAGTAGGgaggaaataataataaatgaaagaaaataatgGACTCAGTCGGATTATCGCTTTATTTTTGAGACACTTGTCATCATCTAGTCTACTCTCCCCCCAATCTCGTAATTCTAAAGTCAGCACACAATCCCAAATGATCGGTAATCCACACTTCCTCCcctttctcatcctcggtcTCCTCATCGCTCACATCCGGATATTCGATCCAAACCATTTCACCAGCTCCAATCCTCTCCAgcctctccacctccaacccaccaCAAAACAGAACCTTGTCCATACGAGAACATCCAAACTTCTCCCTTAACCAATTGGGAATCTGCTGACCCCACGTGAAGCTCTCCTCCGTGCCATCCTTCCCACCAAGAACCAGAAACGCATCGCGGAGCGCACACTCATTCGGCGCGGTGAGATCCTCAGGCGCGAAGGCATTGAGGTCACCGGCTAATATGGCCGCGTGCGGAGTGGGTAAGTCTGTCTCTCCTGGTCCAGACCCATGCATGAACTGCGAAGCGAGATGGAGTTGCATCGGTCTGATTGGGGGGTTGGAGAGGAGACTTTCGAGGTGGGTGTTGCAGAGACGAAGGGTTCCTGGATTCTGCCTTAGCATATTTCTACTCAAAAACACCCGAAGCATAAGGCGTCTCTAAAagaataaaggaaaaagaacaataagagagagaaagaaaaaggactATACCAATCTCACCACCagtttctcctccctcttgaCAATCCAAATCCACGAAAAGCCCGTCTCTCTGCATTCTAGACGTCGAATACGGGACCCTAAAAACCCGCTGTACATGACACCGTCTATCTATCAGTGTCGTCGTTCCGTAGGACCCTCTCCACTGTGTATGGTTCAAATCGGTAATGAAGAAGTGATCCTGTATCCATTTTGTTTGTTGGATGATGGTTAGATCGTTGGGGACCATTTCTTGAAGGAAAATTATATTTATTGGTGTAACGTCGTTATTTTTGTCATCGCTGGGTTTGAGGAGGACTGTTGAAAGATAGTTTAGGCCAGCTTGAGTCCGTTCTGCTTTGCAGGGCTGCTGAAAGTCGATATTCCAGGTTGTTAGGGTGAAGGTTTTGAGAGGAGTTGTGTTGGTGTTTATTGTAGTTGTAGTTGTAGTTGTGGTTGTGGGTTCCACGGTGGAGTCTGTTTCAACCGGGCTCCATGTCTGGGTAGTGTGGTTGTAGCTGTAGTACGGTTGTGGGTCTGGCATATCGGGCATGATGgagccttttggagatagcGCTTGGAGGcgcttgaagatggagattggCCGTTGGGTCATGGTGAAGATAATTTGTCGTGATGTTTGGTGAGGAGAGAGGTTTAGGAATGGAGGAGCATGAGATGTTATAGTAGTACATACTGTTGTGGGGTCACTGACTGCCAACAAGTTCCAAATGACATCGGGGTATATTTTCGGTTAGTCAATTTCTGGGGGTAGACCAAGTGACTGTCCAATCAGGTTCTTGGGATGTGCAGGTCCAATGTGTGGAATGTAGTAGACATCCATTTCCTGGCATATTTGACTGTGGCAGTTGAAAAGAAGGTGGTCCTATTCTTGAGTATAATAGTACTCTGCTACATTCTAAGTATGtgcatttctttctttgtccttgaCAACATCTTTCCTATCTAGTCCCCATGGTGAGCTTTGTATAAAGCAGTTCACCATCCCTATTAGTGGCCACTGTTGAGAACATCATTTTATTATGTATGGTTGCCACGGCATCAAGACACGTACGCATGCTATATTGGTGCAGTGTCTTCACGTCCAGTCACGTCACGTCCTTTCTCGGCGATGagcatttgttttcttctcattaGAGATGtgaccttcctctctttgtcCTCATTGTTCCTGCTGGATTCGCCAACCTACACCCACAATGGCTTCAATCGCCAGCAGGTCATCTCTCTTCGAGTCGCCGTTAGTTCCTAGATCACCTCAGCAGTGGAAGGGCGCTCTACAGGGCGTCAAGCTTCTGTATATCCAGCGCCAGTACAAACAATGTGCTGCCCGAGCCACGGAGCTGCTTGAGAAAGCAAGAGAACCAGTATGTATTTATGTCTGTCCCATACAGGACTAAGACTAATATAGAGCAGCTGCATCCCGTCTACAAGACATATCTCTACTTCTACAGCGCAGTTTGCTACGAGGAGATGGGGCGAGCCGCTCACAAGTACTCCAGCACCAAGGTTCCATTGTTGCAAGGCGCGTTAGACCGGTTTGACATCTGCAGCACAGTTTTGCCCTCTCCCATACCAGTATCAAGCCGTACTTCGGAGGGGTCGGACTTCCCCTCGCTGGGAGAATCCTCTTCGCCTTCTGAGTTTTCAAACAGTCCATCACCCATATCTAGCCTTGTGACCAGCATCACAGATATCATCGACAGAACCATTCagtggaaagaagaggacccGTTCATCTCGGACAGTGATTCCTGTTCAGATACGGACATTGTGGTCGTGAACAAAATTGCCGATGACATAGCAAATCACCTTcttgttcctcctccatTGACTTTCAGGAAGTCTTCAGATGAGATTCTCCCACTTACGGCAGTCACCCATGATCCAGGCCACACTGCAGCTCGGAGCGAGAGACCAGACCGAGCTCGTTTGCCTCCTCCACTGCCTATAAAGATTGTCCCTCGTACAGCCTCAGGCAAATACAAGAGAACGGTTGATTCACCCCTAAACAACAGAGATTCCCGACTATGCACAGATGACTTACTCATCGATCTAAGCCAAAAGAAGAGTGAACCTGCGACCCCACACTACAGTGATTCCATCAGGCGCTACAATAGTAGTATCCGATCTCTGCGGTCTCAAATCGACTCGAGCATGAACTCAATTCATGTGCTGATTGATGAAGTCGAAGAGAAGCAGCATACCCGCAAAATGGCCAAGACTATCAAGCGATCGGCATCTTTCTGGAGTTTCAGTCCTATCAaaggtggtgatggatgCTGGGAGAAAGCTGAAGTTCCGAAACGTTCCCCGGGCAAAGAGACTAAGCAGGAGAGAATTGAACGACTAGGCAATGAAGGATGGAAGACTGTGGGACTGCGATCTGCAGCGCGAggatggaaaggaggagagTACTACAAGGCCTATTGCAGTTCTATTTTGGATGAGCTTTACTTGGAGTCGTGAGTGTTTTATTCTGGGCCGGAGTGACAGTTTGGATGCCGGGGGTTTGCCGAGGTATGGCTTGGCTATTGGTGTTGATAGGTCTGAGTCATAAAAGATGTCTTGTATGAGTATTGGAGGCTATgttggatgatattgattcATGGAAAAGTGCATGAAAAGTTGCTATTCAACACTATGTCTTGGGCCACTATTGCAGTATTCAGTCATGGCAACCATTAACCCAATGAAGCAATCAAAAGCTCGCCATAATAAAGTGCAGGCTAACAGTCCCATTCAACATCGCGAGTTATAAAATCCTAACTCATAAGTTGACCCACAACCATCGCTACCTAGTTCTGTCATTCGTCTCCACCCCATTGAATATAGTCATTTTACCCTTTCTCTACACCTCCTGTCAACGCCTTCCTTAAGCCTCAGTGTCTTTTTACAGCTACAATCTTCTTTTAGTAAGCTAGATTTTGGGTAGTTTTTCTTATATTACTCTCATTCTCCCACCACAACCAGCAAGactttccatttccctccaGCGCACTGGGCACTAGAAGAAAAGTCGTGTGAGACGATTATAACCAACCTTTACCAGCTCAGTGGCACCTAGTGCTTCTTCCAGTGTTCGTCAGTATCCGCTTCCGCGAACCTTTCAATTCCACCGACCACGCCACCCTCACCCACCTCCCAGTGACCACTTTGAATGTTTGAGGCCCAATTTTGCAGTACCTTATGTATCTGCACATCCCGCAGATCCACGAAACCATTATATCTAGGCTGGTAAAGATCACCGTGTGTCCTTTCGGCCTGGTACATCATCCAAGGGGTCCACGCCCATCTGCTGATTATTGATATTGGCTAGAGTCATGCCGAAAACCTACCGTGTTGATCCTGATCTCGAGGACGAGTCAAGGGGTTCCACCGTCAACAAACGGCACACGCTAATCGACATGCACAGAGTTGTATTATTTTCTACACTGGCAAGGAGCACAAATGCCGCCAGTTCAAGTGATCCGCGTATAAGTGCCTTACCAGAAAACAATGAAGTATGTGTTATTCTAAGGAAGTATATACCACAGTTCCCTCCATCAACTGTGGACCTTACAAAGAACAACCTCACCGACAAACTAAGAATACAAGAAAGATTACTCCAAAACACCAACTTAGAATTTTCTCATTATCGTAGAGCTCTATTGCTATAGTTACAATGCCTGTGATATACCTAAAGCAAACTCTTGAATAATACAGCTTTCCTACTTTTTTAGAGCTGAAAatactcttcctctcctcctcggctATTTAAATCCTTAGGTAGCTTAGACAGTATAGTTGGTTGTTAAATTGCTTCAATTTAATGGGACGCGCAGAAAACACGTGAGGTGGCTGGCTCGCTTGTGGATTACGCTAATATATGGCAATCCCGCAGCATCGGATCGGACATTATTCCTCACACTCAAGCAAGATCGAGACTTGGATAACTCAGGAGGGATTTACTTCTGAGTAAAAACCCATCGTGTTCCTAGTGGCTCTGTCTAGTTACTATCTTCTCTTGGTGCTGCCCCCTCCCATGTCAGACCGTGAGCCCAGTGGGAAGTCCACTAGCCGGGTGATCCGCCGACGCCGCAAATGTCTTGCCTGCGACGCCTGTTCGAAGAGGAAGGTAATTACAATCATTACTCTGCTCATATTCATTCACCATTAGCACACAACTTACGTCGTTGCCAAATATTTGGCACTTGAAGATTCAATGCGACCGAGCAACCCCTAAGTGTAATTGGTGTTATCACCACGACATTCCTTGTCTATATACCCGTAATGGAGCTCAGTTGaggcagcaacagcaccagATTTCAGAGTAAGGCGACGTTTCCCCCCTCATTAACTGTCATCGTTTGACTCTTGGCTAGACCTAATACTCCCTCTCCCGAGAACAGTTGTCATAGCGCTCCAGGTATGTTGGGTCAATGAACTATCAAGACACGCATTCCATTCTCTAAGAACAATAATATGATCGTAGATTTTGCGTGGAATCCGGAGGCTACACGCACAAAGACTCCCGATCCTAATCTGCGCTTTCCGGGACTAGCCCTTAGGAGTATCTGTGTGTTCAATGGCttgccctttctttcctctggGGGTCGGCAGTGGATCAAGGCACAGACAGGGGAAGATGTGGATTTGAACCAATATCAGCCCCCCAAGCGGATCTCGTCTCTTCGTCCCACGACCACTCGCGCTATACACCTGCCGAGCAAaagtcttctttttcaacgCTTCCAAGAGTACAAATCGTCTATCTTTTCGGAGATATTCCCCTTCATCAACCCGCAGTTTTTCGAGGACACAGTTCGGGAGGCTTACCGAGAGCAATCTTCCTTAACTTGTAGTAATGACAGTGCCAAGGCATGCATCTTTGCATTCATGGCTGTGACTTCTATGTTCTTCAATTCTACTGATAATCATGGAATTCTTGACTCAGATTGTTATGCTCACGCGGCTTATGATCTAGTGCCAGGGTTCTTTCGGGACTCTGTAACAATGGAAGGCTTACAGGCGTTACTTATGCTGGTAAGTCATATCTTATTCACGGTTGAGGGGCGCACCTGATTAGAAGCGTCACAGTGCCTCTACAGTGAGTCTGTTCTCGGCGACCAGCTGGGTGTGGAACTACTATTCGCAACTGCAACTCGATTTGTCTTCCACCTTGGTGGCCATATCTTCCCTAAAGcagtggatgttgatgagtTCAGCCGCAGATCTTTA
The sequence above is a segment of the Aspergillus oryzae RIB40 DNA, chromosome 3 genome. Coding sequences within it:
- a CDS encoding fungal specific transcription factor domain-containing protein (predicted protein), which produces MIVDFAWNPEATRTKTPDPNLRFPGLALRSICVFNGLPFLSSGGRQWIKAQTGEDVDLNQYQPPKRISSLRPTTTRAIHLPSKSLLFQRFQEYKSSIFSEIFPFINPQFFEDTVREAYREQSSLTCSNDSAKACIFAFMAVTSMFFNSTDNHGILDSDCYAHAAYDLVPGFFRDSVTMEGLQALLMLCLYSESVLGDQLGVELLFATATRFVFHLGGHIFPKAVDVDEFSRRSLDLRLHIRNLFWLCYIFNQEYSLRTGLPPSLDDAHCDLTLCETATTDAQNIGLSRLYSVVAQNKTDAELLSTIRDLDQLLEDWKLSIPMDVRPSLTHRPTGVSGRCMSWTQDTRGLGSSLAISVEASRSLLKIVSHSELQIHRYNLLFCLPYVTAAMIHLFCDILIHPRDKACHANLELIDMARDRMLAQLWPQAPTSFKMQVQFVKGLSIEVQRLARSAIRKAAV
- a CDS encoding uncharacterized protein (predicted protein); this encodes MASIASRSSLFESPLVPRSPQQWKGALQGVKLLYIQRQYKQCAARATELLEKAREPLHPVYKTYLYFYSAVCYEEMGRAAHKYSSTKVPLLQGALDRFDICSTVLPSPIPVSSRTSEGSDFPSLGESSSPSEFSNSPSPISSLVTSITDIIDRTIQWKEEDPFISDSDSCSDTDIVVVNKIADDIANHLLVPPPLTFRKSSDEILPLTAVTHDPGHTAARSERPDRARLPPPLPIKIVPRTASGKYKRTVDSPLNNRDSRLCTDDLLIDLSQKKSEPATPHYSDSIRRYNSSIRSLRSQIDSSMNSIHVLIDEVEEKQHTRKMAKTIKRSASFWSFSPIKGGDGCWEKAEVPKRSPGKETKQERIERLGNEGWKTVGLRSAARGWKGGEYYKAYCSSILDELYLES
- a CDS encoding endonuclease/exonuclease/phosphatase family protein (predicted protein), whose protein sequence is MTQRPISIFKRLQALSPKGSIMPDMPDPQPYYSYNHTTQTWSPVETDSTVEPTTTTTTTTTINTNTTPLKTFTLTTWNIDFQQPCKAERTQAGLNYLSTVLLKPSDDKNNDVTPINIIFLQEMVPNDLTIIQQTKWIQDHFFITDLNHTQWRGSYGTTTLIDRRCHVQRVFRVPYSTSRMQRDGLFVDLDCQEGGETGGTLRLCNTHLESLLSNPPIRPMQLHLASQFMHGSGPGETDLPTPHAAILAGDLNAFAPEDLTAPNECALRDAFLVLGGKDGTEESFTWGQQIPNWLREKFGCSRMDKVLFCGGLEVERLERIGAGEMVWIEYPDVSDEETEDEKGEEVWITDHLGLCADFRITRLGGE